The proteins below are encoded in one region of Aquisphaera giovannonii:
- a CDS encoding polymorphic toxin-type HINT domain-containing protein codes for MLAPLWLSLSCLAFAGDVPGGHAASASRPHQSETDELVRKALGCEAEGREAERLIHLARAVAIDPGNALARALMGLVEVRGRWLRPDGAAAGVEPDRKAREREYLARRAATPTKADAQVRLADWCSKNGLEEQARAHYRVAIQLDPSKESAWRHLGYQKQGGRWVRPEDAAAEKAEAAAQKKADRSWRPRLERLRDGLSHRDADRREKARKELMAITDPRAVPSILLVLASGGETLQQAAAQALGRISGPRASDALVSLAILSPFRSVRDRASSALLFRDPGEVIGTLIGLLRRPFKYKVIPGDGPGTTGRLLVDGVAFDLRKTYRYPDMPRPESHAVNFPPGRNLDVAAVDRLVASKNAMEEQLARQETIRRAMAVDRRMEDDAAQLEKTNAAIRTVNDRALPILRTLTGRDDGPNPESWNSWWANELGLVSSSAPSSKPTYEDVETMPGVSFEVTVPTFHHGCFAAGTPVHTAGGPRAIETLRVGDLVLSQNLKDGSLGYRAVTGIHVNGPADTLRIVIAGEAVVATGIHRFWKVGMGWAMARDLRPGDRLRMAGRSGLVESVTPDARQTIYNLDVQGNRDYFVGIRGILVNDFGMVEPVETPFDAVPAAAGVATNP; via the coding sequence ATGCTTGCTCCGCTTTGGCTCTCGCTCTCGTGCCTCGCGTTCGCGGGCGACGTCCCCGGGGGCCACGCTGCATCAGCCTCCAGGCCGCACCAGTCCGAGACGGACGAGCTGGTCCGGAAGGCCCTCGGGTGCGAGGCCGAGGGCCGGGAGGCCGAGCGGCTGATCCACCTGGCCCGGGCCGTCGCAATCGACCCCGGCAATGCCCTGGCCCGGGCCCTGATGGGGCTCGTCGAGGTCCGCGGCCGATGGCTGCGACCCGATGGCGCCGCGGCCGGGGTGGAGCCGGATCGCAAGGCCAGGGAGCGAGAATACCTGGCGAGACGGGCGGCCACGCCGACGAAGGCCGACGCGCAGGTGCGTCTGGCCGACTGGTGCTCGAAGAACGGCCTGGAGGAGCAGGCCCGCGCCCATTACCGAGTCGCGATCCAGCTCGACCCGTCGAAGGAATCGGCGTGGCGGCACCTCGGCTATCAGAAGCAGGGCGGCCGGTGGGTACGCCCCGAAGACGCCGCCGCGGAGAAGGCCGAGGCCGCGGCCCAGAAGAAGGCCGACAGGTCCTGGCGGCCCCGGCTGGAGAGGCTGCGGGACGGGCTATCCCACCGGGACGCGGATCGTCGCGAGAAGGCGCGGAAGGAGTTGATGGCGATCACCGACCCCCGTGCGGTGCCGTCGATCCTCCTCGTCCTGGCGTCGGGCGGGGAGACGCTCCAGCAGGCGGCGGCCCAGGCCCTGGGACGGATTTCCGGGCCGAGGGCGTCCGACGCCCTGGTCTCGCTGGCGATTCTCAGCCCATTCCGGTCGGTCCGTGACCGGGCCTCGTCCGCCCTCCTCTTCCGGGATCCGGGCGAGGTGATCGGCACTCTCATCGGCCTCCTCCGCCGTCCCTTCAAGTACAAGGTGATCCCGGGCGACGGCCCGGGGACGACGGGCCGGTTGCTCGTCGACGGGGTGGCGTTCGACCTCCGGAAGACCTACCGCTACCCGGACATGCCGCGGCCCGAGTCGCACGCCGTCAACTTCCCGCCCGGTCGCAATCTCGACGTGGCCGCGGTGGATCGACTCGTGGCTTCGAAGAATGCGATGGAAGAGCAACTCGCCAGGCAGGAGACGATCCGGCGGGCCATGGCCGTGGACCGGAGGATGGAAGACGACGCGGCTCAACTCGAGAAGACGAACGCCGCCATCCGGACGGTCAACGACCGCGCCCTGCCGATCCTCCGGACGCTCACCGGCCGCGACGACGGCCCGAATCCGGAATCCTGGAATTCCTGGTGGGCGAACGAGCTGGGCTTGGTCTCGTCGTCGGCGCCCTCGAGCAAGCCGACGTATGAGGACGTCGAGACGATGCCGGGGGTGAGCTTCGAGGTCACCGTCCCCACGTTCCACCACGGCTGCTTCGCCGCCGGGACGCCCGTCCATACCGCGGGCGGCCCGCGGGCGATCGAGACGCTCCGAGTCGGCGACCTCGTGCTCTCGCAGAACCTGAAGGATGGGTCGCTGGGCTATCGCGCGGTGACGGGGATCCACGTCAACGGCCCGGCGGACACGCTGCGGATCGTCATCGCGGGCGAGGCCGTCGTCGCGACTGGCATCCACAGGTTCTGGAAGGTCGGGATGGGGTGGGCGATGGCGAGGGACCTCAGGCCCGGCGACCGGCTGAGGATGGCCGGCCGCTCCGGCCTCGTCGAGTCCGTCACGCCGGATGCCCGGCAGACCATCTACAACCTGGACGTCCAGGGGAACCGCGATTACTTCGTCGGCATCCGCGGCATCCTCGTGAATGACTTCGGCATGGTCGAGCCCGTCGAGACGCCCTTCGACGCCGTCCCCGCGGCCGCGGGTGT
- a CDS encoding YjhG/YagF family D-xylonate dehydratase: MAKTKGGAKEDLGSILETPAEVLEAVRTKADGPGGSLPLTDEMLRTWPSGDLFALSQNAGMGWDAPSVARDPYLILSTQGGLRAPDGTPVALGYHTGHWEISLLVQEAAEELKALDVVPFAGMVSDPCDGRTQGTAGMMDSLPYRNDAAIVFRRLARSLPRRKGVLGVATCDKGVPAMAMALAGLRDLPSVMVPGGVTLPPREGEDAGKIQTIGARYVHGELSLEEAASLGCRACATPGGGCQFLGTAATSQVVVEALGMALPHSALVPSGQPIWKDVARRSARALVNLAARGLKSRDILSDASIRNAMVVHAAFGGSTNLLLHIPAIAHAAGLRRPVVEDWHEVNLKVPRLVSVLPNGPQYHPTVRAYLAGGVPEVMLHLRALGLLDESALTVTGEPLARTLDWWESSDRRARLRDLLHREDGVDPDDVMMSPARAREKGLTSTVTFPRGNLAPLGSVIKSTAIDPTLADADGVYRKIGPARVFTREHAAIEAIKGQGPRPIRPGDVLVLMGRGPMGAGMEEIYEITAALRHLSFGKHVAVVTDARFSGVSTGACIGHVSPEALAGGPLGKVRDGDTIRIVVDRIRLEGSIDVVGAEGRAFDPEEGARVLASRSPHPDLSPDPSLPEDTRLWAALQNVAGGTWGGCVYDPKLIIATLGRSGTPRDERTP, encoded by the coding sequence ATGGCGAAGACGAAGGGCGGGGCGAAGGAAGACCTGGGATCGATCCTCGAGACGCCGGCCGAGGTCCTGGAGGCGGTGCGGACGAAGGCGGACGGGCCCGGCGGCTCGCTGCCGCTGACCGACGAGATGCTCCGGACCTGGCCGTCCGGCGACCTGTTCGCCCTCAGCCAGAACGCCGGCATGGGCTGGGACGCGCCGAGCGTCGCCCGCGACCCGTACCTGATCCTGAGCACACAGGGGGGCCTGCGGGCGCCGGACGGGACCCCCGTCGCGCTCGGCTACCACACCGGGCACTGGGAGATCTCGCTCCTCGTGCAGGAGGCCGCGGAGGAGCTGAAGGCGCTCGACGTCGTCCCCTTCGCGGGCATGGTGTCGGACCCGTGCGACGGCCGCACCCAGGGGACGGCCGGGATGATGGACAGCCTGCCCTATCGCAACGACGCGGCGATCGTCTTCCGCCGCCTGGCCCGCTCGCTGCCCAGGCGGAAGGGGGTGCTCGGCGTGGCGACCTGCGACAAGGGCGTCCCCGCGATGGCGATGGCGCTCGCCGGCCTCCGCGACCTGCCCTCGGTGATGGTCCCCGGCGGCGTCACGCTGCCGCCCCGCGAGGGCGAGGACGCCGGCAAGATCCAGACCATCGGCGCCCGGTACGTCCACGGCGAGCTGAGCCTGGAGGAGGCCGCCTCGCTGGGATGCAGGGCCTGCGCCACGCCCGGCGGCGGCTGCCAGTTCCTGGGGACCGCCGCGACCTCGCAGGTCGTCGTCGAGGCGCTGGGCATGGCGCTGCCCCACTCCGCGCTGGTCCCCTCCGGCCAGCCGATCTGGAAGGACGTGGCGAGGCGGTCGGCCCGGGCGCTCGTGAACCTCGCCGCGCGGGGCTTGAAGTCGAGGGATATCCTCTCCGACGCCTCGATCCGCAACGCCATGGTCGTCCACGCCGCGTTCGGGGGCTCGACCAACCTGCTGCTACACATCCCGGCGATCGCCCACGCCGCGGGGCTCCGGCGTCCGGTCGTCGAGGACTGGCACGAGGTCAACCTGAAGGTGCCGCGGCTCGTCAGCGTGCTGCCCAACGGTCCGCAGTACCACCCGACCGTCCGCGCCTACCTCGCCGGGGGCGTTCCCGAGGTGATGCTCCACCTCCGGGCGCTCGGCCTGCTCGACGAGTCCGCACTCACGGTCACCGGGGAGCCCCTGGCGCGGACGCTCGACTGGTGGGAATCGTCCGACCGGCGGGCCCGGCTCCGCGACCTGCTGCATCGCGAGGACGGCGTCGACCCGGACGACGTGATGATGAGCCCCGCCCGCGCCCGGGAGAAGGGGCTGACGAGCACCGTGACGTTCCCGCGCGGGAACCTCGCGCCGCTCGGCTCGGTGATCAAGAGCACGGCCATCGACCCGACCCTGGCGGACGCCGACGGCGTCTATCGGAAGATCGGCCCGGCCCGGGTGTTCACGCGCGAGCACGCGGCGATCGAGGCCATCAAGGGGCAGGGGCCCCGGCCGATCCGGCCCGGCGACGTGCTGGTCCTGATGGGCCGCGGGCCGATGGGGGCCGGGATGGAGGAGATCTACGAGATCACGGCCGCCCTGAGGCACCTCTCCTTCGGCAAGCACGTCGCGGTCGTGACCGACGCGCGGTTCTCCGGAGTCTCCACGGGCGCCTGCATCGGCCACGTCAGCCCGGAGGCCCTCGCCGGCGGGCCGCTCGGGAAGGTCCGCGACGGCGACACCATCCGGATCGTCGTCGATCGGATCCGCCTGGAGGGCTCGATCGACGTCGTCGGCGCCGAGGGGCGGGCCTTCGACCCCGAGGAGGGCGCGCGGGTGCTGGCCTCGCGATCCCCGCACCCCGACCTCTCGCCGGATCCGAGCCTCCCGGAGGACACCCGGCTCTGGGCGGCGCTCCAGAACGTCGCCGGCGGGACCTGGGGCGGCTGCGTGTACGACCCGAAGCTGATCATCGCGACGCTCGGGCGCTCCGGCACTCCGCGGGATGAACGCACGCCGTGA
- a CDS encoding four-helix bundle copper-binding protein, whose amino-acid sequence MDRRQLLGLAAAGSTALLATGGGAARADDDKGEHKGHHHDEHLRILGECVRACNEASHHCLEELKKSQSEHREHHAMAHELAMDCQDFCVLAAKLMARHSPLAAYSHQACAEACRCCAEECEKGTDEVMKTCAEKCRDCEKVCREMSKRNTA is encoded by the coding sequence ATGGATCGCAGACAACTCCTGGGACTGGCGGCCGCCGGCTCGACCGCCCTGCTGGCCACCGGCGGCGGGGCCGCGAGGGCCGACGACGACAAGGGCGAGCACAAGGGGCACCACCACGACGAGCACCTCCGCATCCTGGGCGAGTGCGTCCGGGCCTGCAACGAGGCCTCGCACCATTGCCTGGAGGAGCTCAAGAAGTCGCAGTCCGAGCACCGCGAGCACCACGCCATGGCGCACGAACTGGCCATGGACTGCCAGGACTTCTGCGTCCTCGCCGCGAAGCTGATGGCCCGGCACAGCCCGCTCGCCGCGTACTCGCACCAGGCCTGCGCCGAGGCCTGCCGCTGCTGCGCCGAGGAGTGCGAGAAGGGGACGGACGAGGTCATGAAGACGTGCGCGGAGAAGTGCCGCGACTGCGAGAAGGTGTGCCGCGAGATGTCCAAGAGGAACACGGCCTGA
- a CDS encoding phosphoadenylyl-sulfate reductase: MPGVESMLAEDELTEVNERLTGAAPTDILRWAVGRFGDRLTMATAFGPEGCILIHLLADIGADVRIFNLDTGYQFPETLALRDRIAERYGIEVELVGAETSVAEYEAKNGGPLYVANSEQCCYERKIVPLRRALVGYEAWITAIRADQSAHRAKAKVLGWDAKFGLIKVNPLLAWTKRDVWAFIVSNKVPYNPLHDQGYPSIGCWPCTRPVGAGEDERAGRWAGQAKTECGLHSLDSSQL; encoded by the coding sequence ATGCCCGGGGTAGAATCGATGCTGGCCGAGGACGAGCTAACCGAAGTCAACGAACGACTTACGGGAGCGGCGCCGACGGACATCCTGAGGTGGGCCGTCGGGCGTTTCGGCGACCGCCTGACGATGGCGACGGCGTTCGGCCCCGAGGGGTGTATCCTCATCCACCTGCTCGCCGACATCGGCGCGGATGTCCGCATCTTCAACCTGGACACGGGCTACCAGTTCCCGGAGACGCTCGCCCTCCGGGACCGGATCGCGGAACGATACGGCATCGAGGTGGAGCTGGTGGGGGCCGAGACGAGCGTCGCCGAGTACGAGGCGAAGAACGGCGGCCCGCTGTATGTGGCCAACTCCGAGCAGTGCTGCTACGAGCGGAAGATCGTGCCGCTGCGGCGGGCGCTAGTCGGCTACGAGGCCTGGATCACGGCGATCCGGGCGGACCAGTCGGCACACCGGGCGAAGGCGAAGGTCCTGGGCTGGGATGCGAAATTCGGGCTGATCAAGGTCAACCCGCTTTTGGCCTGGACGAAGCGGGACGTCTGGGCTTTCATCGTGTCCAACAAGGTCCCTTACAATCCGCTTCACGACCAGGGATATCCGTCCATCGGCTGCTGGCCCTGCACGAGGCCGGTCGGGGCCGGGGAGGACGAGCGGGCCGGGCGGTGGGCCGGGCAGGCCAAGACGGAGTGCGGCCTGCACTCCCTGGACAGCAGCCAGCTCTGA
- a CDS encoding RrF2 family transcriptional regulator, producing MRISAKAEYACLALLALAQSDRAAPPLRIREIAGSRGIPERYLVQILLQLKGAGLVASTRGASGGYRLARPAAEINLRQVLSAIDGPDVAPRDAGQAASGAAHAASAHILAGVWEEVRQAERNVLERTTLAQLAAQAAPQDWII from the coding sequence ATGAGAATCTCGGCGAAGGCGGAATACGCGTGCCTGGCCCTTCTGGCGCTTGCCCAGTCCGACCGGGCCGCGCCCCCGCTCCGGATCCGGGAGATCGCCGGATCCCGCGGCATCCCGGAACGCTACCTCGTGCAGATCCTCCTCCAGCTCAAGGGCGCCGGCCTGGTGGCGAGCACCCGGGGCGCCTCCGGCGGGTATCGCCTGGCCCGGCCCGCGGCCGAGATCAACCTCCGCCAGGTCCTCAGCGCCATCGACGGACCCGACGTCGCGCCGAGGGACGCCGGCCAGGCCGCCTCGGGCGCGGCGCACGCCGCCTCCGCGCACATCCTGGCGGGGGTCTGGGAGGAGGTCCGCCAGGCCGAGAGAAACGTGCTGGAGAGGACGACGCTCGCCCAGCTCGCGGCCCAGGCCGCGCCCCAGGATTGGATCATCTGA
- the cysC gene encoding adenylyl-sulfate kinase, producing the protein MNTPYGGGLVDLIVGPDRAAEMKAEAKDHPSLTLDDRSLCDLELLAVGGFSPLTGFLGEADYDRVVGERRLADGTFWPLPVTLPLTPGEGIDEGKTLALRDVYGNLLAFLHLEEIYRPDKGREAALAYGTVDRKPPPVEHLDRTPGHYAAGRLEVIRTPPHYDFVDLRRTPAELRDRLASLGWSKVVAAHGSGLLLRAGEEAARLAARRIGGGLLINPVVGVTRPGDAGHYTRVRCYRALVDGDGPCSPVLNLLPLAGRMAGPGEALLRAIVRRNYGCTHMLVGPGHAGPEADPAGQPSYPPHAALEAMAEHADEIGVQAVESEPMVYLPDDHRYCPAGEVPRGAATVDMASSGMLEGRPDLRRELPDWSVRPAVAEILAQASPPKDRQGLTVWFTGLSGSGKSTVAHALVERLAEHGRRCALLDGDEIRTHLSRGLTFSKEDRDINIRRVGYVAGLVCQAGGTTLCSVISPYRAIRDEAREASRGNFVEVYCSTPIEVCELRDVKGMYAKARAAVAASRPLGFTGVDDPYEPPVDPEVSLDTSRQSVEECVEAIVRKLLDLGYILPH; encoded by the coding sequence TTGAACACCCCCTACGGCGGGGGGCTCGTGGACCTGATCGTCGGCCCCGACCGCGCGGCCGAGATGAAGGCCGAGGCCAAGGACCACCCCAGCCTCACGCTGGATGACCGCTCGCTCTGCGACCTGGAGCTCCTCGCCGTCGGCGGCTTCTCGCCCCTGACGGGATTCCTGGGGGAGGCGGACTACGATCGCGTCGTCGGCGAGCGGCGGCTCGCGGACGGGACGTTCTGGCCGCTGCCGGTGACCCTCCCGCTCACCCCCGGCGAGGGGATCGACGAGGGGAAGACGCTCGCCCTCCGCGACGTCTACGGCAACCTGCTCGCCTTCCTCCACCTGGAGGAGATCTACCGGCCGGACAAGGGACGCGAGGCGGCCCTGGCCTACGGCACCGTCGACCGGAAGCCCCCCCCGGTCGAGCACCTGGACCGCACGCCCGGGCACTACGCCGCCGGCCGACTCGAGGTCATCCGAACTCCCCCGCACTACGACTTCGTCGACCTCCGCCGCACGCCCGCGGAGCTCCGCGACCGCCTCGCCTCCCTCGGCTGGTCGAAGGTCGTCGCCGCCCACGGCTCCGGGCTCCTCCTCCGCGCCGGCGAGGAGGCGGCCCGCCTGGCCGCCCGGCGGATCGGCGGGGGCCTCCTGATCAACCCGGTCGTCGGCGTGACCAGGCCCGGCGACGCGGGCCACTACACCCGGGTCCGCTGCTACCGGGCGCTCGTCGACGGCGATGGCCCCTGCTCGCCCGTCCTCAACCTCCTCCCGCTGGCCGGGCGGATGGCCGGCCCCGGGGAGGCCCTGCTGCGCGCCATCGTACGCCGCAACTACGGATGCACGCACATGCTCGTCGGCCCCGGCCACGCCGGCCCGGAGGCGGATCCCGCAGGCCAGCCGTCCTATCCCCCGCACGCCGCCCTCGAGGCGATGGCCGAGCACGCCGACGAGATCGGCGTCCAGGCGGTCGAGTCCGAGCCGATGGTCTACCTGCCCGACGATCACCGCTACTGCCCCGCGGGCGAGGTGCCGCGGGGGGCCGCGACCGTCGACATGGCCTCCTCGGGGATGCTCGAGGGACGCCCGGACCTCCGGCGTGAGCTCCCCGATTGGTCCGTCCGCCCGGCCGTGGCGGAGATCCTCGCCCAGGCGAGCCCGCCGAAGGACCGCCAGGGCCTGACCGTCTGGTTCACCGGGCTCTCCGGGTCCGGCAAGAGCACCGTCGCCCACGCCCTGGTGGAGCGGCTGGCCGAGCACGGCCGCCGCTGCGCCCTGCTCGACGGCGACGAGATCCGGACGCACCTCTCCCGGGGCCTCACCTTCAGCAAGGAAGACCGCGACATCAACATCCGCCGCGTCGGCTACGTCGCCGGCCTCGTCTGCCAGGCCGGAGGCACCACGCTCTGCTCGGTGATCAGCCCGTACAGGGCCATCCGCGACGAGGCGCGCGAGGCATCCCGGGGCAACTTCGTCGAGGTCTACTGCTCCACCCCCATCGAGGTCTGCGAGCTTCGCGACGTGAAGGGCATGTACGCCAAGGCCCGCGCCGCGGTCGCCGCCAGCAGGCCCCTGGGCTTCACGGGCGTCGACGACCCGTACGAGCCCCCGGTGGATCCCGAGGTCTCCCTGGACACCAGCAGGCAGTCCGTCGAGGAATGCGTCGAGGCGATCGTCCGGAAGCTCCTCGACCTGGGCTACATCCTGCCCCACTGA
- a CDS encoding Ig-like domain-containing protein, with amino-acid sequence MTLIESFLDRRTRRALRLFGSRAPGRRRAGTRGPRLLEYLEDRTVLSTIDIVGGVLTYVEASSPGSPNLLTVSTTGPAGQYTFTESLQNITLGAGAIGAGWTGGGTTSVTGPDSSVSSISITRAGTSTVHLASVDDPTAVELGAGASELDYGGVGSPAGVQAAVSVQATGGSATVVVSDSSATTGQTFAVTATQVTGSALSNPITIGAGITGISLTGGSGDDSFQLTGPGSGSLQTYTIDGGGGTDTLAFDSSVGGLDYSVPGRITGSPTPTVDYTSIETIHITEPAAAPAGTGVTIDATEAQAFTNKVVATFTDGDPNVRAADFVATINWGDGTSTTGGTVVANGTGGYDVLGNHAYANPGTYPVSVTVTNRGTSSSATVGGVFITLAQRAAGSGSIASTADVVASTIAAQGAPVSGYRGLTVGNYPTVSTPPANGDVLVATFIDNGTIGAVSAYTASINWGDGGTSSATRIVQTGTANGVVFQVYGTHTYATVGSYPVVTTITKDTGAVAIASSAAAIADAPLTAIASSPIAATEETYFSGVVGSFRDADPSSTAGQFVVTIDWGDGTPQTAGYVTGVTGTGGVTYTINGAHTYADSLPAGKAGSGTPGPQDGTYPITVHVQSVYGSAIALSNTANVADQALTLTGRLDPASDSGASNSDGITNVVQPVYTGTASEPYARVSLYATPQGGSTPALIGQATADGTGAWIITPSAALADGSYAIAAQAIDSSGHTLSDVTPISPALVIDTAGPKVTNVYFDRIHGTITLTTADFGGPGNAGVGLSQSTLIDAANYQFQQTYSPFRLKHLPRFLVSAASTTPGTTTGDQVTTLTINNGKYIRGGHFLFTARSAIPALPSGIQDIAGNALDGEFYGTFPSGNNRPGGDFVAELDSEHHRVYAPRTQVGTASPVAPGTRGAATTIPTYHPGRSANAASAARRHALASAAATRVQAAKARPRIALRHGKAAAAIEGTARS; translated from the coding sequence ATGACATTGATTGAGTCTTTCCTCGACCGGCGTACTCGGCGTGCCCTTCGCCTCTTCGGGTCCAGGGCTCCCGGGCGGAGGCGGGCCGGCACGCGTGGCCCCAGGCTCCTGGAGTACCTGGAGGACCGCACGGTGCTCTCGACGATCGACATTGTCGGGGGCGTGCTGACCTACGTGGAGGCGTCGTCGCCGGGCTCCCCGAATCTGCTGACCGTCTCCACGACGGGGCCCGCGGGCCAGTACACGTTCACAGAGTCGCTCCAGAACATCACGCTCGGGGCGGGCGCGATCGGGGCGGGGTGGACGGGCGGCGGCACGACGAGCGTGACGGGGCCGGACTCCTCGGTCAGCTCGATCTCGATCACGAGGGCGGGCACGAGCACCGTGCACCTCGCCTCGGTGGACGACCCGACGGCCGTCGAGCTTGGGGCCGGCGCGAGCGAGCTCGACTACGGCGGCGTCGGCTCCCCCGCGGGCGTCCAGGCGGCGGTTTCCGTCCAGGCGACCGGCGGCTCCGCGACGGTCGTGGTCAGCGACAGCTCGGCGACGACCGGCCAGACGTTCGCGGTGACGGCGACCCAGGTGACCGGCTCGGCGCTTTCGAATCCGATCACGATCGGTGCGGGCATCACGGGGATCAGCCTGACCGGGGGGAGCGGGGACGACTCCTTCCAGCTCACCGGCCCCGGCTCGGGCAGCCTGCAGACCTACACCATCGACGGGGGCGGGGGCACCGACACGCTGGCCTTCGACTCCTCTGTGGGCGGCCTGGACTATTCGGTGCCGGGGCGGATCACCGGCTCCCCGACGCCGACGGTGGACTACACGAGCATCGAGACGATCCACATCACCGAGCCGGCCGCCGCGCCGGCGGGGACCGGGGTGACCATCGACGCCACGGAGGCGCAGGCCTTCACGAACAAGGTGGTCGCGACGTTCACCGACGGCGACCCCAACGTCCGGGCGGCCGACTTCGTCGCGACGATCAACTGGGGCGACGGGACCTCGACGACCGGCGGCACGGTCGTCGCCAACGGCACCGGCGGCTATGACGTCCTCGGCAATCACGCCTACGCCAATCCCGGCACCTATCCGGTCAGCGTGACCGTGACCAACCGGGGGACCAGCAGCTCGGCCACGGTGGGGGGCGTCTTCATCACGCTCGCCCAGCGAGCGGCCGGATCGGGCTCCATCGCGTCGACGGCCGACGTCGTCGCCTCCACGATCGCGGCGCAGGGTGCCCCGGTCAGCGGCTATCGCGGGCTGACGGTCGGCAACTACCCGACGGTCTCCACCCCCCCGGCGAACGGCGACGTCCTCGTCGCGACCTTCATCGACAACGGGACGATCGGGGCCGTCTCGGCCTACACCGCGTCCATCAACTGGGGCGACGGCGGCACCTCGTCGGCGACCCGGATCGTCCAGACGGGCACGGCGAACGGCGTCGTCTTCCAGGTCTACGGGACGCACACCTATGCCACGGTCGGCTCGTACCCGGTCGTGACGACGATCACCAAGGACACCGGCGCGGTCGCGATCGCCTCGTCCGCGGCCGCGATCGCCGACGCGCCCCTGACGGCGATCGCGAGCTCCCCGATCGCAGCCACGGAAGAGACCTACTTCAGCGGCGTGGTCGGCTCGTTCCGCGACGCCGACCCGAGCTCCACGGCGGGACAGTTCGTCGTCACCATCGACTGGGGCGACGGGACGCCTCAGACCGCCGGGTACGTGACCGGCGTGACGGGCACGGGGGGCGTGACCTATACGATCAACGGCGCGCACACCTACGCCGACTCGCTGCCGGCCGGCAAGGCCGGGTCGGGCACCCCGGGCCCGCAGGACGGCACCTACCCGATCACCGTCCACGTCCAGAGCGTCTACGGCTCGGCGATCGCCCTGAGCAACACCGCCAACGTCGCCGACCAGGCCCTGACTCTGACGGGCAGGCTGGACCCGGCCAGCGACTCGGGGGCCTCCAACAGCGACGGGATCACCAACGTCGTCCAGCCCGTCTACACCGGCACCGCGAGCGAGCCGTATGCCAGGGTCTCGCTGTACGCCACGCCCCAGGGCGGGTCGACGCCCGCGCTGATCGGCCAGGCGACGGCCGACGGCACCGGGGCCTGGATCATCACGCCCTCGGCGGCCCTGGCCGACGGCAGCTATGCGATCGCGGCCCAGGCGATCGACAGCTCCGGCCACACGCTCAGCGACGTCACGCCGATCAGCCCCGCCCTGGTCATCGACACCGCCGGGCCCAAGGTGACGAACGTCTACTTCGATCGGATCCACGGGACGATCACCCTGACGACCGCGGACTTCGGCGGGCCGGGCAACGCGGGCGTGGGCCTGAGCCAGTCGACCCTGATCGACGCCGCGAACTACCAGTTCCAGCAGACCTACTCGCCGTTCCGGCTGAAGCACCTGCCCAGGTTCCTGGTGAGCGCGGCCTCCACGACGCCGGGGACGACGACCGGCGATCAGGTGACGACGCTCACGATCAATAACGGCAAGTACATCCGCGGCGGCCACTTCCTGTTCACGGCCAGGTCGGCGATCCCGGCGCTCCCGTCGGGCATCCAGGACATCGCCGGCAATGCGCTCGACGGCGAGTTCTACGGCACGTTCCCCTCGGGGAACAACCGGCCGGGCGGCGACTTCGTCGCGGAGCTCGACTCCGAGCATCACCGGGTCTACGCCCCGCGGACGCAGGTCGGCACCGCCTCGCCGGTGGCCCCGGGGACCCGAGGGGCGGCGACGACCATCCCGACGTACCACCCGGGCCGGTCCGCGAACGCGGCGTCGGCCGCCCGGCGGCACGCCCTCGCGTCCGCGGCGGCGACGCGCGTGCAGGCCGCGAAGGCTCGCCCCCGGATCGCCCTGAGGCACGGCAAGGCGGCCGCCGCGATCGAGGGTACGGCCCGGTCGTGA